From a single Alkalihalophilus pseudofirmus genomic region:
- a CDS encoding TetR/AcrR family transcriptional regulator: protein MARKKIIDLQELMKVTEELLLEIGYDRLNFRLISGRLGVGRSTIYEYFSNKEDLVCEYMLRVMNLITQRMEQISSELPAEQQLKKVIAILMDYAQIHLILELTGELQAAFQDDDERLLKIMKEKELLLDGINKYVLIAEQACDLREDIPSSVKTSYIFQLITLQRTHLHISDKKEDIDLSEWVSLMFSLFMQGLKK from the coding sequence ATGGCGAGGAAAAAAATAATAGATCTTCAAGAGTTAATGAAAGTAACAGAGGAACTGCTATTAGAAATAGGGTATGATCGATTGAACTTTCGGCTGATATCAGGTCGGTTAGGAGTAGGAAGAAGTACAATCTATGAGTATTTTTCGAATAAAGAAGATTTGGTATGTGAGTATATGTTAAGAGTAATGAATTTAATTACTCAAAGAATGGAGCAGATCTCTAGCGAATTACCTGCAGAACAACAATTGAAAAAGGTTATAGCTATTTTGATGGATTATGCACAGATCCACTTAATTTTAGAATTGACAGGGGAGTTACAGGCCGCGTTTCAAGATGATGATGAGAGATTGCTGAAAATAATGAAGGAAAAAGAATTGCTGCTTGATGGAATCAATAAGTACGTTCTTATCGCTGAGCAAGCTTGTGATCTCAGGGAGGATATTCCATCCAGTGTCAAAACAAGCTATATCTTTCAATTGATCACTCTTCAAAGAACACATTTACATATTTCTGATAAAAAGGAAGACATTGATTTATCAGAGTGGGTATCATTAATGTTCTCATTGTTTATGCAAGGCTTAAAGAAATAA
- a CDS encoding winged helix-turn-helix transcriptional regulator, producing MDYSKMCPKYEHAAELLGKKWTGLIIRVLLDGPKRFKEIKKQIPYMSDRILTERMKELEQLEIISRNVYPETPVRIEYELTEKGLDLEPVIHSIQTWGEKWM from the coding sequence ATGGATTATAGTAAAATGTGTCCTAAATACGAGCATGCAGCAGAATTATTAGGAAAGAAGTGGACTGGCTTAATTATACGGGTGCTGCTTGATGGTCCTAAACGCTTTAAAGAAATCAAAAAACAAATACCATATATGAGTGATCGAATTTTAACAGAACGGATGAAAGAGCTAGAACAGCTCGAGATTATTTCGAGAAATGTTTACCCAGAGACACCAGTTAGGATTGAGTATGAGTTAACTGAAAAAGGATTAGATTTAGAACCAGTTATTCACTCTATTCAAACTTGGGGAGAAAAATGGATGTAG
- a CDS encoding helix-turn-helix domain-containing protein has product MDIHTIGKNIKFYRTLKGLTQNDLAEGICTQAQISNIEAGKFIPLSTTLFEISRRLGVDMTHFFHEASNPRYDYIQDFIQDVRKQTVNRNYKEVYELILAEEKNPLFESVDLKQFILWHKGLSLAYISTNYEEALKMLFNALNLTYKGKDGYSQEEIQILNAIGIVYDLSGKPETSVEIYERAIHGTSTIPQLNPRIKVRVYYNYAKAVKSLGDFAKSIELSEKGIQLCIENELLYLLGECLYQKGYCLLLTNQYKQGEKHINDAIHLFNIEGKKRLAEIADKQKKEAIG; this is encoded by the coding sequence ATGGATATACATACAATTGGAAAAAATATAAAGTTTTATCGCACCCTAAAGGGCCTTACTCAAAATGATCTAGCAGAAGGTATTTGTACCCAAGCACAGATCAGTAATATCGAAGCTGGAAAATTCATCCCGCTTTCAACCACCTTGTTTGAGATATCCAGGCGCCTTGGAGTAGATATGACTCACTTCTTTCATGAAGCATCAAACCCCCGGTACGATTACATTCAAGACTTTATACAAGATGTAAGAAAACAAACCGTCAACCGAAATTATAAAGAGGTATATGAACTTATTCTGGCAGAAGAGAAAAATCCTCTATTTGAAAGTGTAGATTTAAAACAATTTATCCTTTGGCATAAAGGACTCTCACTGGCCTATATTAGTACGAATTATGAAGAAGCCCTTAAAATGCTTTTTAACGCACTTAATTTAACCTATAAAGGAAAAGACGGCTATTCTCAGGAAGAAATTCAAATTTTAAATGCGATCGGCATTGTCTATGATTTAAGCGGCAAGCCAGAAACATCGGTCGAAATATATGAGAGAGCGATCCATGGTACTTCTACCATTCCGCAATTAAACCCAAGAATAAAAGTTAGAGTATATTATAATTATGCCAAAGCCGTAAAAAGCCTTGGCGACTTCGCTAAATCGATTGAACTGAGTGAAAAAGGGATTCAGCTTTGTATTGAGAATGAGCTGCTCTACTTACTTGGAGAGTGCTTGTACCAAAAAGGTTACTGCCTCTTATTAACGAACCAATATAAACAAGGTGAAAAACATATCAACGATGCCATTCATTTATTTAACATTGAGGGAAAAAAGCGATTGGCTGAAATTGCAGATAAACAAAAAAAGGAAGCAATAGGATAA